One Granulicella sp. 5B5 DNA window includes the following coding sequences:
- the udk gene encoding uridine kinase, with translation MAPHNDFQRPILLGIAGCSGSGKTTLARELATQLEATLFPLDLYYRDLSRFPLDARHHQNFDHPDSLESELFIAHICQLAAGQTIQRPVYDFASHSRVAGAFQLVAPTRFVLVEGILALHYDELHPLYDFSVYVDAPNEVCLNRRIYRDMLERGRTRESVIDQFNATAKPMADLYVLPSQSRATITVSGTESLDWSIERILNALRESGLL, from the coding sequence GTGGCTCCGCACAACGACTTTCAGCGTCCCATCCTTCTCGGCATCGCCGGCTGCTCCGGCTCCGGCAAAACCACGCTCGCCCGCGAGCTCGCAACGCAGCTCGAAGCCACTCTCTTCCCGCTCGACCTCTACTACCGCGACCTCTCGCGCTTCCCTCTCGACGCACGCCACCACCAGAACTTCGACCATCCCGATTCGCTCGAAAGCGAGCTCTTCATCGCCCATATCTGCCAGCTCGCCGCCGGCCAGACTATCCAGCGCCCCGTCTACGACTTCGCCTCGCACTCTCGTGTGGCCGGGGCCTTCCAACTTGTCGCACCCACACGCTTCGTCCTCGTCGAAGGCATCCTGGCCCTCCACTACGACGAGCTCCATCCGCTCTATGACTTCAGCGTCTACGTCGACGCCCCCAACGAGGTCTGCCTCAACCGTCGCATCTACCGCGACATGCTTGAGCGCGGCCGCACCCGCGAATCGGTCATCGACCAGTTCAACGCCACCGCCAAACCCATGGCCGACCTCTACGTGCTGCCCTCTCAGTCCCGGGCCACCATCACCGTCAGCGGCACCGAATCCCTCGACTGGTCCATCGAGCGCATCCTGAACGCCCTGCGGGAAAGCGGGCTGCTGTAA
- a CDS encoding nucleoside transporter C-terminal domain-containing protein: protein MARFTGLLGLLVFLGVAYALSTDRRAIRWRTVAWGLGLQLLFAFLVLKVSIGQVILAKGSAAVTALLGHAADGSTMVFGTLGDPHSPLAVFAFSVLPTIIFVSALFAMLYHLGIMQKVIRLVAWLMQRTMGTSGAESTNVAASIFMGQTEAPLTIRPFLGDATRSELMTIMTSGMAHVSGGIMAAYILFGIRAQDLLSAVIMTAPGTILIAKMLVPETEVPATLGTVKMPPNEEHSNENLIGSIARGTIDGGNLAWNVAIMLISFLAIVGLINAIMLWISNGLWTVHMPGTAHGIPFPHSLGNALGFLCAPVAWLIGIPWHDAPIVGNLIGTRAVLNEFIAYNQLGVLARTHAISTRTLAIATFALCGFANLGSVGMQIGGIGALIPHRRNELAKLGLRAMLAGTMANLMSASIVSMLIK, encoded by the coding sequence TTGGCACGGTTTACGGGACTGCTCGGCCTTCTTGTCTTTCTCGGCGTCGCATACGCCCTCTCCACAGACCGCCGCGCCATCCGCTGGCGCACCGTCGCCTGGGGTCTCGGTCTCCAGCTCCTCTTCGCCTTCCTTGTGCTCAAGGTCAGCATCGGTCAGGTCATCCTTGCCAAAGGCTCCGCCGCCGTCACCGCCCTCTTAGGCCACGCCGCCGACGGCTCAACGATGGTCTTCGGCACCCTCGGCGATCCTCACAGTCCGCTTGCCGTCTTCGCCTTCTCCGTGCTGCCCACCATCATCTTCGTCTCGGCGCTCTTTGCGATGCTCTATCACCTTGGCATCATGCAGAAGGTCATCCGCCTCGTAGCCTGGCTCATGCAGCGCACCATGGGCACCTCTGGCGCCGAGTCCACCAACGTCGCCGCCAGCATCTTCATGGGCCAGACCGAAGCCCCGCTCACCATCCGCCCCTTCCTCGGCGACGCCACCCGCTCCGAGCTCATGACCATCATGACCTCCGGCATGGCCCATGTCTCCGGCGGCATTATGGCCGCCTACATCCTCTTCGGCATCCGCGCGCAGGACCTCCTCTCAGCCGTCATCATGACCGCTCCCGGCACCATCCTCATCGCCAAAATGCTCGTCCCCGAAACCGAAGTCCCCGCCACCCTCGGCACCGTAAAGATGCCGCCCAACGAAGAGCACTCCAACGAAAACCTCATCGGCAGCATCGCGCGCGGCACCATCGACGGCGGCAACCTCGCCTGGAACGTCGCCATCATGCTCATCAGCTTCCTCGCGATCGTCGGCCTCATCAACGCCATCATGCTCTGGATCTCGAACGGCCTCTGGACAGTCCACATGCCCGGAACAGCCCACGGCATCCCCTTCCCGCACTCGCTCGGCAACGCGCTCGGCTTCCTTTGCGCACCCGTCGCGTGGCTCATCGGCATCCCCTGGCACGACGCCCCTATCGTCGGCAACCTCATCGGCACCCGCGCCGTGCTCAATGAGTTCATCGCTTACAACCAGCTTGGAGTGCTCGCCCGCACCCACGCCATCTCCACGCGCACGCTCGCCATCGCCACCTTCGCCCTCTGCGGATTCGCCAACCTCGGCTCCGTCGGCATGCAGATCGGCGGCATCGGCGCCCTCATCCCCCACCGCCGCAACGAGCTCGCCAAGCTCGGCCTGCGTGCCATGCTCGCCGGCACCATGGCCAACCTCATGTCCGCCAGTATCGTCTCCATGTTGATCAAATAG
- a CDS encoding SelL-related redox protein, translating to MAERSEVEGILASVETESGANLLALVEASPVLLVFLRHFGCTFCRKTISDVAELKDELAERGVRPVFVHLGTPEIAKAHFNYYGLGEVERVYDPEARIYQDATFGLLRTNAFSHFFKPKVWMGWLNGGLRKHGFGRIQNDGSQMPGVFFIRDGMIVRRFVHRTIADEVDYRALTV from the coding sequence ATGGCGGAGAGGAGTGAGGTGGAGGGGATTCTGGCTTCGGTAGAGACGGAATCCGGCGCAAACCTGCTGGCGCTGGTCGAGGCTTCGCCGGTGCTGCTGGTCTTTTTGCGGCACTTTGGCTGCACGTTCTGCCGAAAGACGATAAGTGATGTTGCCGAGCTAAAGGATGAACTGGCAGAGCGCGGTGTGCGGCCTGTGTTTGTACACCTGGGAACACCGGAGATTGCGAAGGCGCACTTCAATTACTACGGACTCGGTGAGGTGGAGCGGGTTTACGATCCGGAGGCGAGGATCTATCAGGACGCGACGTTTGGACTGTTGCGCACAAACGCGTTTTCGCACTTCTTCAAACCGAAGGTGTGGATGGGCTGGCTGAACGGCGGGCTACGCAAGCATGGCTTTGGCAGGATTCAGAACGATGGAAGCCAGATGCCCGGGGTGTTCTTCATTCGCGATGGGATGATCGTGCGGCGGTTTGTGCATCGCACGATTGCCGATGAGGTGGATTATCGGGCGTTGACTGTTTAG
- a CDS encoding cold-shock protein: METGTVKWFNDAKGFGFVSRESGDDVFVHHTAIQSNGFRTLQEGQRVQFNVVKGPKGWQAENVQAL; encoded by the coding sequence ATGGAAACCGGCACAGTGAAGTGGTTCAATGACGCGAAGGGTTTCGGATTCGTCAGCCGCGAGAGCGGCGATGACGTGTTCGTGCACCACACCGCGATTCAGTCCAATGGCTTCCGCACCCTCCAGGAAGGCCAGCGCGTACAGTTCAACGTCGTGAAGGGCCCCAAGGGCTGGCAGGCTGAGAACGTTCAAGCTCTGTAA
- a CDS encoding VapA/VapB family virulence-associated protein → MSTTPTIDPAEIAAGFKSSVEGKMPAEQLQVATTAMQTAATGYAANGSIASLLFYMQVQVQIKGGKTFDGKAGGIGLPGGGALFGTVYTDDINRLYANTKSFAFQATPVYFAVEFFDGNHNYLGTFQAGAVSIVTGTGGGSGHWS, encoded by the coding sequence ATGAGCACCACTCCAACCATTGATCCCGCAGAGATTGCTGCTGGATTCAAGTCCTCAGTCGAAGGCAAAATGCCTGCGGAACAGTTGCAGGTAGCCACCACAGCCATGCAGACCGCCGCCACCGGCTATGCCGCCAATGGAAGCATCGCAAGCCTGCTTTTCTATATGCAGGTCCAGGTGCAGATCAAGGGCGGCAAAACCTTCGATGGAAAGGCGGGCGGCATTGGTCTCCCTGGCGGCGGTGCGTTGTTCGGCACCGTCTACACGGATGACATCAACCGTTTGTATGCAAATACCAAGAGCTTTGCCTTCCAGGCAACTCCCGTCTACTTTGCCGTCGAGTTCTTCGACGGCAACCACAACTACCTCGGCACCTTCCAGGCGGGTGCTGTCTCCATCGTCACCGGGACAGGCGGTGGCTCGGGTCACTGGTCTTAA
- a CDS encoding purine-nucleoside phosphorylase encodes MSDQYTRARAAADFIRSRFADTPVLGIILGSGLGNFATHVENAIAIAYSEIPGWPLSTVVGHSGKLVLGTIGGVCVAVMQGRVHAYEGYSMAEVTFPTRVLGLLGCTKLIVTNAAGGINASYSEGTLVNITDHINLTGTNAALGPNEPRFGLVPGTGERFFDMSTAYSPRFRSIAHAEAESQQINLRDGVYLAVLGPSFETPAEIRAFRTLGADLVGMSTVHEVIVARHMGMEVLGFSLVTNMAAGVVDKTIHHEDVMEIGKRVEAEFTTLLKALIPQIAQFLPPIGH; translated from the coding sequence ATGTCCGATCAGTACACCCGCGCCCGCGCTGCCGCCGACTTCATCCGCTCCCGCTTCGCTGACACCCCAGTCCTCGGCATCATCCTCGGCTCCGGCCTCGGCAACTTCGCCACTCACGTCGAGAACGCCATAGCCATCGCCTACAGCGAGATCCCCGGCTGGCCGCTCTCCACCGTCGTCGGCCACAGCGGCAAGCTCGTGCTCGGCACCATCGGCGGCGTCTGCGTCGCAGTCATGCAGGGCCGGGTCCACGCCTACGAAGGCTACTCCATGGCAGAGGTCACCTTTCCCACTCGCGTTCTCGGTCTGCTCGGCTGCACCAAGCTCATCGTCACCAATGCCGCCGGCGGCATCAACGCCAGCTACTCAGAAGGCACGCTCGTCAACATCACCGACCACATCAACCTCACCGGAACCAACGCAGCGCTCGGCCCCAACGAGCCTCGCTTCGGCCTCGTCCCCGGCACCGGCGAGCGCTTCTTCGACATGAGCACTGCCTACTCCCCGCGGTTTCGTTCCATCGCCCACGCCGAGGCCGAAAGCCAGCAGATCAACCTCCGCGACGGCGTCTACCTCGCCGTCCTCGGCCCCAGCTTTGAGACCCCCGCCGAGATCCGAGCGTTCCGCACCCTCGGCGCAGACCTCGTCGGCATGTCCACCGTCCACGAGGTCATCGTCGCCCGCCACATGGGCATGGAGGTTCTCGGCTTCTCCCTCGTCACCAACATGGCCGCTGGCGTAGTCGACAAAACTATCCACCACGAAGACGTCATGGAGATCGGCAAACGCGTCGAAGCCGAGTTCACCACGCTGCTCAAGGCGCTCATCCCGCAGATCGCGCAGTTCTTGCCCCCGATCGGGCACTAG
- a CDS encoding LemA family protein, translated as MKGLWIALGVVGLFVVVLLFGAGSYISAKNQMVQLNEDVNQSYSQVDIQQQRRLDLIPNLVASVKGYVKEEEVVLTNVSNARAGVIAAGSDRASSIDANSKLDVAISPLLRLQEAYPDLKGNDQFNRLEDELAGTENRIAVERQRYNKALEAYNVYVQQFPNSFWAGFAGFHVRNEYFKGNPANATAPTVDFSK; from the coding sequence ATGAAAGGTTTGTGGATTGCGCTCGGTGTGGTTGGACTCTTTGTGGTGGTGCTGCTGTTTGGCGCGGGCAGCTATATCTCCGCGAAGAACCAGATGGTGCAGCTGAATGAGGACGTCAACCAGAGCTACTCGCAGGTGGACATCCAGCAACAGCGGAGGTTGGACCTGATTCCGAACCTGGTAGCCAGCGTAAAGGGCTACGTGAAGGAAGAAGAGGTGGTGCTGACCAACGTGTCGAATGCTCGCGCGGGCGTTATCGCGGCGGGTTCGGACCGCGCCAGCAGCATCGACGCGAACAGCAAGCTGGACGTCGCCATCAGCCCGCTGCTGCGGCTGCAGGAGGCCTACCCGGACCTGAAGGGCAACGACCAGTTCAACCGGCTGGAGGATGAGCTGGCGGGCACCGAGAACCGCATCGCGGTGGAGCGGCAGCGCTACAACAAGGCACTCGAGGCCTACAACGTGTACGTGCAGCAGTTCCCGAACAGCTTCTGGGCGGGTTTTGCGGGTTTCCATGTTCGCAACGAGTACTTCAAGGGCAATCCGGCGAATGCGACGGCGCCGACGGTGGACTTCAGCAAATAA
- a CDS encoding thymidine phosphorylase translates to MIHSLDIILAKRDGHELTTEQIQHLVRTVVLYGEQQLATQRGEMPQPLAPNDRITEAQLGSLLMAIFQRGLTLRETADLTTAMRYSGETFDTQPLHTFSVDKHSTGGVGDKTSLLIAPIVAAAGLEGTPSISVPMISGRSLGHTGGTLDKLETIPSFNTQLSLPQMMQVLRDCHAVLVGQTPRLVPADRILYAMRDHTGTVESPYLICASIMSKKLAEDLNGLVLDVKVGSGAFMPTYEASKYLAELMVSTGEHSGTRTAALLTSMNEPLGRFSGNWVEVWECVDILQGRRHPMSADLITLSNALSGWMLYLAGKSASPEAGAQLADKLLRSGAAYKSWLQLVAAHGGDTSVFTDPVAFHRPTATCVLKARRDGYLVSMDCKQVGWAVQRLGAGRAKPGDAVSVHAGLESHAKIGDRLTAGQPIFTLYSEDESLLNEPYAMLEDTLAIEPHAPKLEPLIREVITSC, encoded by the coding sequence ATGATCCACTCACTCGATATCATCCTCGCCAAACGCGACGGCCACGAGCTCACCACCGAGCAGATTCAGCACCTCGTCCGCACCGTGGTCCTCTACGGCGAGCAGCAGCTCGCAACTCAACGCGGCGAGATGCCTCAACCACTCGCGCCCAACGACCGCATCACCGAAGCCCAGCTCGGCAGTCTGCTCATGGCCATCTTCCAGCGCGGCCTAACCCTCCGTGAGACCGCCGACCTCACCACCGCCATGCGCTACTCCGGCGAGACCTTCGACACCCAACCGCTCCACACCTTCTCCGTCGACAAGCACTCCACCGGCGGCGTCGGCGACAAGACCTCCCTGCTCATCGCCCCCATCGTCGCCGCCGCGGGCCTCGAAGGCACGCCCAGCATCTCGGTCCCCATGATCAGTGGCCGCAGCCTCGGCCACACTGGCGGCACTCTCGACAAGCTCGAAACCATCCCCAGCTTCAACACCCAGCTCTCGCTGCCGCAGATGATGCAGGTTCTTCGCGACTGCCATGCCGTCCTTGTAGGTCAGACCCCACGCCTTGTCCCCGCCGACCGCATCCTCTACGCCATGCGCGACCACACCGGCACCGTCGAGTCCCCCTACCTCATCTGCGCCAGCATCATGAGCAAGAAGCTCGCCGAAGACCTCAACGGCCTCGTTCTCGATGTCAAAGTAGGCTCCGGCGCCTTCATGCCCACCTACGAAGCCTCAAAGTACCTGGCCGAGCTCATGGTCTCCACCGGCGAACATAGCGGCACACGCACCGCCGCCCTGCTCACATCCATGAACGAGCCTCTGGGCCGCTTTTCCGGCAACTGGGTTGAAGTATGGGAGTGCGTCGACATCCTGCAGGGCCGCCGCCACCCCATGTCCGCAGACCTCATCACACTATCCAACGCACTCAGCGGCTGGATGCTATATCTCGCCGGTAAGTCCGCATCACCGGAAGCCGGCGCACAGCTCGCTGACAAGCTCCTGCGCTCAGGCGCTGCCTACAAAAGCTGGCTACAGCTCGTCGCGGCCCATGGTGGTGATACCAGCGTCTTCACCGATCCGGTAGCCTTCCACCGTCCCACCGCTACATGCGTCCTAAAAGCCCGGCGAGACGGCTACCTCGTCAGCATGGATTGCAAGCAGGTTGGCTGGGCAGTCCAACGCCTCGGTGCAGGCCGCGCAAAACCGGGTGATGCTGTCAGCGTGCACGCGGGCCTTGAATCCCACGCAAAGATCGGCGATAGACTCACCGCCGGTCAGCCCATCTTCACGCTCTACAGCGAGGACGAATCGCTCCTCAACGAGCCTTACGCAATGCTGGAAGACACCCTCGCCATCGAGCCGCACGCACCAAAGCTGGAGCCGCTCATCCGAGAGGTCATTACCAGCTGCTAG
- a CDS encoding cytidine deaminase produces MPTVDQSVALTPSELHRLRELATSAAEHSYSPYSHFRVGAALLLTNGATVTGCNVENASYRLTSCAEQAAIARAVAEYGPAIRLRAVAIANLNGSASMPCGACRQTLAEFGADDTLVLYPGEGGHPAQTTLGTLIPHAFRGKFIQEA; encoded by the coding sequence ATGCCCACGGTCGACCAATCCGTCGCTCTCACCCCCAGCGAACTTCATCGCCTCCGCGAGCTCGCCACCTCCGCCGCCGAGCACTCGTACTCGCCTTACAGCCACTTCCGAGTCGGCGCGGCCCTGCTGCTCACCAACGGCGCTACCGTCACCGGCTGCAACGTCGAGAACGCCTCCTACCGCCTCACCAGCTGCGCCGAGCAGGCCGCCATTGCCCGCGCCGTCGCCGAATACGGCCCCGCCATCCGCCTCCGCGCCGTCGCCATCGCCAACCTCAACGGCTCCGCCTCCATGCCCTGCGGCGCCTGCCGCCAGACCCTCGCCGAGTTCGGCGCCGACGACACCCTCGTCCTCTACCCAGGGGAGGGCGGCCACCCCGCCCAAACCACCCTCGGCACCCTCATCCCCCACGCCTTCCGCGGCAAATTCATCCAGGAAGCCTAG